The stretch of DNA ATGTACCCCCTCACGCAGTCCCCAACCCCCCCGAGGCTTTGCACCCAGGGGGAGCCCCGCAATAAATCCACAGTGAAACCTCCACCAGCTCCTCATCTCCACTGCTCACGCCCGTTTATTCATATCACACCTTATTCACATCCTATTTTATTCGTATCACACGCTGCTCTCAACAAATCACACCAGTGCAGGGCACATCTTGCTTTATTAGACCTCCTATTGTCACACTGCCACCATGGAATGTAAGCTAGTTGGAGAAAatcttgccctttttttttttttttaaacaaattatcTTCATCAACAAGTTTTTGTGACTGCTGTTAAGGGCTTTAAGGGGTTCCTGCGTAAAATAACACTGGCGCTCTGCGGGGAAAGGTTTTACACCTCACAAAGTATGAGGGGGGCTTTTCGgattcaaacattttaaaacttctgcAGTACCGTTCCCACAGAAGTCAGatcatacattttaaaagcattagaACACCAAATCaaagtgcattttaaatgttaCATTTAAATGTTACCCAGAAGAACACTGTAAATACAGTTACAAAATACAGTAATCTAAGCATCTGAAAACCTATAGTAAAAATAGGGAGCCGGTGTCTTCATTAACAATTAATAAATATAACATTTAAATAGCTGAAACACACCACATACTTATCTTAtgccttaaataaaaaaataaaatagatgtcTATAGATACCTTGGTATTTCAGAAGTCAGTGCTGCTGGAAGCTTCTAAATTACACAGCTGGAGGCTGACAAATATACAGGATAGGAAGTGCCAGCAGAACATTCACAGCATTCACGATGCTCTCTTACAGATGTGGCCTCTACCTAACAGAAGCTAGGTCAAACTTTGTCACTTTGGGCAATGGCAGCAAGGGAAGTCACCAACGGCAGGACTGAGCTCATGCTCAAGGGGAAGATAAAGTGATTGTACTCTACTATAGCCCCTAAAACTGCGATAGAGTAGAGTAAATCAAAAAGAATCAGACCCTGATACCCATTTTACCCACTATGCAATCATTTAGACTGCCAGCCTCGGGACAGCGTACCATACACAAAATAAAGGGCAATTCTCTCAAGCCacgtatttttttcccctcaagatCCCCTCAATATGAAGTTTCTAGCTGCAGTACACAGGCCACCACCAGCACAGACATTCGGGTTCTTCCATTATTCATTGGGCTTTATCACATACTCCCGTACCATTGAATACAGCACACctgcatgacaaaaaaaaagacagtattaGAAAGCTGGGTTAAATATGAAACAAAGGTTTCAAAACCTGAACACTGAAGTTATGAGCAACCAAAGTGATATTTCCCTTACTccgtttcattttctttttaaacagccAAGATAAACACCACAGAATTTTTTATACACAGGAACTTTTCCTAGTTTAGTGGTATGAGGATCCCCAGCCAACGCTAGTTCCCTTTGCGGCCAAAGTCAAGCTTTGCTCTCAGACCTTCTGGGAATACAGCAGGGGCAAACAGTGCTTCATGGGCTATAAattcacacacatacacagccaaaatactaaaataagaCCCAGGAAGTTGACTTTCCAGTGCACTAAGTTCAGAAACAGCAACATATTTACAAGGGAAAATATTAACAGCAGGTGGCCTTTTTTCTTATTGCCTCTCATTTCAATACCTTTAGGACCTCACACACTTTCCACCTCTGAAAGCAGTGGAAACTTCTAGTCCCAAAGTTAGTGGGGTTCAGTATTGAATATCTGCACTTAAATATTATGTGAACTCTAGGAAGAGTGAGCAACCAGGCATAAATATTGATATGTAGCAGCCTGAATGTTTCCACCCCGAGGGTTTTTAACACATGCTGATGTTACCCACCAGCAGAAGAGGTGTGAGAGGGTCTCCATGACCCAGAGGGCCCACCACAAGAACCTCCTGCTCGGTACCTACCACACGTTATTGCTCCCACCACGAAGCCCTGGGCTGCCACACGCATGTGGATCAGGTGAAGCGACATTTTCATGTTCCCTCGGTGCTTCAGTTTGTACAGCCCATAGCCCACCACCGCCACGAAGCCAGCCATCCCTACAAAGGAAGGAAGGCATTTATACGACTAAAAATCACCTCCAACACCTCGGTGGTGTTGATCTATCTAAACCAGAAATCCTGGGACTAAGCTTGGTTTTCTCCAACGCTATTTTTGcgttttcttccttgttttcaCCTGAGTGCCATCTCCTTTAACACACAGCAGGCAGAACGATTCCCATAGGTGTTAAAGcgcaacagcagcagctcacGGTGCGTCCTCAGGGTGTCACGGAGTTTCCTTGCTATTTTTTCAGAGGACACAAGCGCCGCTCGCTTTCTTAGAAGGAACCTCACACCAAGAACACGGCCGGGCTTCGGGCAGGACACTCAGTGCTGCTGGTGCACGGGTGCATCCCGACATACCATCGCCCGCTGCAGATGTTATTTTGGGTCATCGCATTTGGCGTGCTTTCCCCGGGGACAAGTTACAAGTCATTTGTCCCACCCCACGGGTCTGAGGTTTAAACACCGTTCGTTTTAGCACTTGGACGGACCAAACGCAGCCCAGGCGGTGCCAGATCCCACCGCGGACACCGATGCTCTCACAAAATATCCCAACCCCAGTGCCTTTTATTCCGCATTTAGGATTATTTACACAGCCCAAAGGTGGCTGCCAAGTTTTAAGGGCTGGGTATATTTTACTACCGAGAAGCCAGACAGCTTGGCTGCCCGAACAGGAGCGTGCCCAGCTCTAGCTGAGAACCAAACACCCTTCCCCTGTGCGTAATTCACGCGACAGCTTCATTAAACACAAATTAAGAGTTCTGGGGCCTTCAAGCTAGCTCTTAACTCAGGCTGAAGGTAAACTGCCACTAATCTGCCTGCGAGAAGCTGGACTTACTGAGTCCATCGTGAGCTGGAGCACAAAGTCCTGTGACCACGAACCAGCAGCTATCTGCTGGCAAGGAACGGCTCACCCCGGCTGACCCGTCCGCCCTCCATGTAAGGCGGCTGGAAATCAAACCCCGTCCCCTGTCAGAGGCAGTTCCTGAGCAGAGGAAAGTTCCCAGGGCACACAGCCCTCTCCTCAAGGCTTTTTCGGGTCTCGGCTGAGGATTTTAACAACATCCTTAAACCAGGGAACCGCTAAACCTAGGGGAAAATGCATTTGGACTAGGGGATGGGCACAAAGAGGTGAAACCTTCAGGAGGTGG from Anas platyrhynchos isolate ZD024472 breed Pekin duck chromosome 2, IASCAAS_PekinDuck_T2T, whole genome shotgun sequence encodes:
- the HIGD1A gene encoding HIG1 domain family member 1A, mitochondrial, which encodes MSSGQESVLSEYEAESSQTSKLLRKFKETPFVPIGMAGFVAVVGYGLYKLKHRGNMKMSLHLIHMRVAAQGFVVGAITCGVLYSMVREYVIKPNE